Proteins encoded together in one Pseudomonas sp. ADAK13 window:
- a CDS encoding demethoxyubiquinone hydroxylase family protein produces the protein MLSTTDIGGRMIKVDHAGEHGAICIYSGQLFMARLVAPGLVEELRELRSHELRHRAVFQSELQRRGRRRCRSYWLCGLGGLVLGLVTGLCGRKAILATTVAVESVVLKHLAHQLHVLRDSDPQAVVAIASIVEEEQQHHDQSAAQIDPRDPWSRALNPVVTAWTEAVIWMGMRS, from the coding sequence GTGTTGAGCACGACCGATATCGGTGGCCGCATGATCAAGGTCGACCACGCCGGCGAACATGGCGCGATCTGCATCTACAGCGGCCAACTGTTCATGGCACGCCTGGTTGCCCCTGGCCTGGTAGAGGAACTCAGGGAGCTGCGTTCCCACGAGTTGCGCCATCGCGCAGTGTTCCAGTCCGAATTGCAGCGCCGTGGCCGGCGGCGTTGCCGCAGCTACTGGCTATGCGGCCTCGGCGGCCTGGTATTGGGGTTGGTGACCGGGCTTTGCGGGCGCAAGGCGATCCTGGCCACCACCGTCGCGGTCGAAAGCGTGGTGCTCAAGCATTTGGCCCATCAACTTCACGTTTTACGCGACAGCGACCCGCAAGCGGTGGTGGCGATTGCCTCGATTGTGGAAGAAGAGCAGCAGCACCATGACCAGTCGGCGGCGCAGATCGACCCGCGCGATCCGTGGAGCCGGGCGTTGAACCCGGTGGTGACGGCCTGGACAGAGGCGGTGATCTGGATGGGCATGCGTTCGTGA
- a CDS encoding GNAT family N-acetyltransferase, with translation MSVVIRTAISEDAAFLPAIEASAAQSFRTIESLGWLADAELMSVGRHLQVIALGTCWVAVDATGQLQGFLSAEVFDDDLHIHELSVAQAMQGRGAGRQLLETVMNEARSRQLRGVTLTTFRDVPWNAPFYQRLGFRQEHSLAPDHRLAEALREEYRHGFAPGSRCAMSWQITT, from the coding sequence ATCTCTGTCGTTATTAGGACCGCTATCTCTGAGGATGCAGCGTTTTTGCCTGCGATAGAAGCATCTGCGGCCCAATCCTTCCGCACCATCGAATCGTTGGGCTGGCTTGCCGATGCCGAGCTCATGAGTGTTGGGCGCCATCTGCAGGTCATCGCGTTGGGTACGTGTTGGGTGGCGGTGGATGCTACTGGCCAACTCCAGGGGTTCCTCAGTGCAGAGGTATTTGATGATGACCTGCACATCCATGAACTGTCAGTGGCGCAGGCCATGCAAGGCCGTGGCGCAGGGCGGCAATTGCTTGAAACCGTGATGAATGAAGCACGTTCGCGCCAGTTGCGGGGCGTCACCCTCACCACGTTTCGCGATGTGCCCTGGAACGCCCCGTTTTACCAGCGGCTGGGATTTCGGCAAGAGCACTCCCTGGCGCCGGATCATCGTTTGGCAGAGGCTTTGCGTGAGGAGTATCGTCACGGTTTTGCGCCGGGCAGTCGTTGCGCCATGTCGTGGCAAATCACCACCTGA
- a CDS encoding c-type cytochrome yields MKHVVLLTLALMSGFVSAQAMAEGDAEAGGKLFSKTCGGCHSVGENARGGFGPQLNGIIGRPAGTTTDYQYSDAMKNSGVVWTRDKLAAYIEAPKKVVSGTRMIFWGISDQEKIDNLLAYLATFQAQ; encoded by the coding sequence ATGAAGCACGTTGTTTTACTCACCCTTGCCTTGATGTCCGGTTTTGTCAGTGCCCAGGCAATGGCGGAAGGCGACGCCGAAGCCGGTGGAAAGTTATTCAGTAAAACCTGCGGCGGTTGCCATAGCGTCGGCGAAAACGCCCGGGGCGGTTTTGGACCTCAGCTCAACGGCATCATTGGCCGTCCGGCCGGGACCACCACTGACTATCAGTATTCAGATGCGATGAAGAACTCCGGCGTGGTCTGGACGCGGGACAAACTGGCCGCCTATATCGAGGCGCCGAAAAAGGTGGTGAGCGGCACCCGGATGATTTTCTGGGGGATCAGTGACCAGGAGAAGATCGATAACTTGTTGGCGTATCTTGCGACGTTTCAGGCGCAGTAA
- a CDS encoding AraC family transcriptional regulator, translated as MHSDPFSEILTFVNAQSVMTGGFSAGGAWALRFPAPDKIKFFGVVKGQCWLWLEGEPAPVLIEAGDVFLLSAQRPFVLAGDVSVAPLEARQLFADAGRFPQIGDGQGCVQIGGYVRLDPESGGLLANALPPLIHVRATAPQAAIVQWLLGQLAHEGESNLLGASLASAHLAQLMFIQILRAYVETSGALPEGWLRTVSDKRLAPALRLMHSEPGNAWSLEALAAAAAMSRTTFSQHFKNVAGVPPLTYLTEWRMRLAQRALREGNLSVGVLAQSLGYGSESAFSNAFKRVIGKAPRHYRDACRQSTCITAPETSQDTPTSYRSSPGH; from the coding sequence ATGCACAGCGATCCGTTTTCCGAGATACTCACCTTCGTGAACGCCCAATCGGTGATGACTGGCGGTTTCAGCGCGGGCGGCGCCTGGGCCCTGCGTTTTCCGGCGCCAGACAAGATCAAGTTTTTCGGTGTGGTGAAAGGACAGTGCTGGTTGTGGCTCGAGGGCGAGCCAGCGCCGGTATTGATTGAAGCGGGAGATGTGTTCCTGCTGAGTGCGCAACGCCCGTTTGTGCTTGCAGGCGATGTGTCGGTAGCGCCTTTGGAAGCGCGGCAATTATTCGCTGACGCCGGCCGCTTCCCGCAAATCGGTGACGGCCAGGGCTGTGTGCAAATCGGCGGCTACGTGCGCCTGGACCCGGAAAGTGGCGGGCTGTTGGCCAATGCACTCCCGCCCCTGATCCACGTGCGGGCCACGGCGCCGCAAGCGGCAATCGTGCAATGGCTGCTTGGCCAGTTGGCTCATGAGGGCGAATCCAATTTGCTGGGGGCGAGCCTGGCATCGGCGCATCTGGCGCAGTTGATGTTTATCCAGATCCTGCGGGCTTACGTCGAAACCTCGGGCGCATTACCCGAAGGCTGGCTGCGCACGGTCAGCGACAAGCGCCTGGCGCCCGCGCTGCGCTTGATGCACAGCGAGCCGGGGAATGCCTGGTCGCTGGAAGCCTTGGCTGCCGCCGCTGCAATGTCGCGCACCACCTTTTCGCAACACTTCAAGAACGTCGCCGGCGTGCCACCGCTGACGTACTTGACCGAATGGCGCATGCGCCTTGCGCAACGGGCGTTGCGCGAGGGGAATCTTTCCGTTGGGGTCTTGGCGCAGTCATTGGGGTACGGGTCTGAAAGCGCGTTCAGCAATGCCTTCAAGCGAGTGATTGGGAAGGCACCGAGGCATTATCGGGATGCGTGCCGTCAATCAACCTGCATTACTGCGCCTGAAACGTCGCAAGATACGCCAACAAGTTATCGATCTTCTCCTGGTCACTGA
- a CDS encoding oxidoreductase, which yields MPTAQNPIHSGYGAATTAAEVIRGADLSGKVAIVTGGYSGIGLVTARTLAAAGAHVIVPARDPAKARAALNAYPQLQLESLDLMDAGSIDQFAERVLATGRPLHLLINNAGIMAPPLSRNAQGYESQFATNHLGHFQLTQRLWPALQRAEGARVVALSSRGHVHGAVDFDDWNFERQAYDPWKAYGQSKTANALFAVHLDTLGAASGVRAFAVHPGGIITDLVRHMKAEVLQASGYVDEHGQPVIDPERNMKTPEQGAATSVWCAVSEQLAGMGGVYCENCDVAVAVSAESEEQLGVRPWAVDAELAQRLWTLSEQLIGER from the coding sequence ATGCCCACTGCACAAAACCCCATCCATAGCGGCTACGGCGCGGCGACTACCGCCGCCGAAGTGATCCGAGGTGCCGACCTTTCCGGCAAGGTGGCGATTGTCACGGGCGGTTACTCCGGCATTGGCCTGGTCACCGCCCGCACGCTGGCTGCCGCTGGCGCCCACGTGATCGTCCCGGCCCGTGACCCGGCCAAGGCTCGCGCTGCACTCAACGCTTATCCACAGCTGCAACTTGAATCCCTGGACCTGATGGATGCCGGTTCCATCGACCAGTTTGCCGAGCGCGTTCTGGCGACAGGCCGCCCGTTGCACCTGCTGATCAACAACGCGGGCATCATGGCGCCACCGCTGAGCCGCAATGCACAGGGTTACGAGTCCCAGTTCGCCACTAATCACCTCGGGCATTTTCAGCTTACCCAGCGCCTGTGGCCAGCCCTGCAACGTGCCGAAGGTGCGCGGGTGGTGGCGTTGTCTTCACGGGGCCACGTACACGGCGCTGTCGATTTTGATGACTGGAACTTCGAGCGTCAGGCCTACGATCCATGGAAGGCCTACGGTCAGTCAAAAACCGCTAACGCGCTGTTCGCCGTGCATCTGGACACACTCGGCGCAGCCAGCGGTGTGAGGGCTTTTGCGGTTCATCCCGGCGGAATCATTACTGACCTTGTGCGGCACATGAAGGCAGAAGTCTTGCAGGCATCAGGCTACGTAGACGAGCACGGGCAACCGGTGATCGACCCCGAACGGAATATGAAAACCCCGGAGCAAGGCGCAGCCACCAGTGTGTGGTGTGCGGTGAGCGAGCAGTTAGCGGGAATGGGCGGGGTGTATTGCGAGAACTGTGATGTGGCAGTTGCGGTGAGCGCGGAATCAGAAGAACAGCTGGGTGTCAGGCCGTGGGCGGTGGATGCCGAGTTGGCGCAACGGTTGTGGACGTTAAGTGAACAATTGATCGGCGAACGCTAG
- the phnX gene encoding phosphonoacetaldehyde hydrolase, with the protein MHYQQPSKLQAVVLDWAGTVVDFGSFAPTQIFVEAFGEFGVAVSLEEARGPMGMGKWDHIRTLCNLPHIAERYRAVFDRLPTDEDVTALYERFMPLQIEKIALHSAVIPGALEAIKTLRGQGLKIGSCSGYPAVVMAKVVELARQNGYVADHVVATDEVPNGRPHPAQALANVIALGISDVAACVKVDDTWPGILEGRSAGMWTVALTCSGNALGLTYEQYKALPAAELALERARIAQMFEGSRPHYLIDTIVELPAVIDDINARLARGETPQGS; encoded by the coding sequence ATGCACTACCAACAACCTTCCAAGCTGCAAGCCGTGGTCCTGGATTGGGCCGGCACCGTTGTCGACTTCGGCTCCTTCGCCCCCACGCAGATTTTTGTCGAGGCGTTCGGCGAGTTCGGCGTTGCCGTGTCCCTGGAGGAAGCACGCGGCCCGATGGGCATGGGCAAGTGGGATCACATCCGCACCTTGTGCAACCTGCCGCATATTGCCGAGCGTTATCGGGCGGTGTTTGATCGACTGCCCACCGACGAGGACGTCACGGCCCTCTACGAACGCTTCATGCCGTTGCAGATCGAGAAAATCGCGCTGCATTCAGCGGTCATTCCCGGTGCTCTTGAGGCAATCAAAACCCTGCGTGGCCAAGGCTTGAAGATTGGCTCCTGCTCGGGCTATCCGGCGGTGGTGATGGCCAAGGTGGTCGAGCTGGCACGGCAGAATGGCTACGTCGCCGACCATGTGGTGGCGACTGACGAAGTGCCCAACGGGCGTCCGCATCCGGCGCAGGCGTTGGCCAACGTGATTGCGCTGGGCATCAGTGATGTGGCCGCCTGCGTGAAGGTCGACGACACCTGGCCCGGGATTCTGGAAGGCCGCAGCGCTGGCATGTGGACGGTGGCGTTGACCTGTTCGGGCAACGCTCTGGGCTTGACCTACGAGCAATACAAGGCGCTGCCCGCTGCAGAGTTGGCGCTGGAGCGTGCGCGCATCGCCCAGATGTTCGAAGGCTCCCGGCCGCATTACCTGATCGATACCATCGTCGAACTGCCGGCGGTGATAGACGATATCAATGCGCGTTTGGCGCGCGGGGAAACGCCGCAGGGTTCTTGA
- a CDS encoding LysR substrate-binding domain-containing protein, protein MYQYHKWLRSFHAVAKTGSFTLAAEYLSVGQPTVSEQVNGLEKQFSVELFHRRGRFIEMSAAGHALYGITQGLFGQEDEAMQLLQSFKQRKTGLLRLGAVSPPIAMNLTYELMQRHPDIELETSFSPEKETLDRLFNFDIDVAILALSEFDQRFDTQLYRRYPIIAVVRDDHPWAQQKEVHVEQISREKWVMREKSSRTRQLVEESCKRQGIAVNCVMQLNSREAIVHAITKGIGIGFVSAVEYAETPGTTPITFVDHPLFIDYHLCCLGIRRNRPMIAELFEASPIPAT, encoded by the coding sequence ATGTACCAGTACCACAAGTGGCTGCGCTCGTTTCATGCGGTGGCGAAGACCGGCAGTTTCACCCTCGCCGCCGAGTACCTGAGCGTCGGCCAGCCGACGGTCAGCGAGCAGGTCAACGGTTTGGAGAAGCAGTTCTCGGTGGAGTTGTTCCACCGTCGCGGGCGGTTTATCGAGATGAGTGCGGCCGGGCACGCCCTTTACGGGATCACCCAGGGGCTGTTCGGCCAGGAGGATGAAGCCATGCAACTGTTGCAGAGTTTCAAGCAGCGCAAGACAGGGTTGTTGCGCCTGGGCGCGGTGTCGCCGCCGATTGCGATGAACCTGACTTACGAACTGATGCAGCGCCACCCGGACATCGAACTGGAAACCTCGTTTTCCCCGGAAAAGGAAACCCTGGACCGGCTCTTCAACTTCGATATCGACGTGGCAATCCTGGCCCTCTCGGAGTTCGACCAGCGCTTCGATACCCAGCTGTACCGGCGCTATCCGATTATTGCGGTGGTGCGCGATGACCACCCATGGGCGCAACAGAAAGAGGTGCACGTGGAACAGATCAGCCGCGAAAAGTGGGTGATGCGCGAGAAAAGCTCACGCACCCGGCAACTGGTGGAAGAAAGCTGCAAGCGCCAGGGAATTGCCGTGAACTGCGTGATGCAGTTGAACAGTCGTGAAGCCATCGTGCACGCCATCACCAAGGGCATCGGCATCGGCTTTGTGTCCGCCGTGGAATACGCCGAAACCCCGGGCACCACGCCGATCACCTTCGTCGACCATCCGCTTTTCATCGACTACCACTTGTGTTGCCTGGGCATCCGGCGCAACCGACCGATGATCGCGGAGCTGTTCGAGGCCAGCCCGATCCCGGCCACCTGA